One Chromobacterium paludis genomic window carries:
- a CDS encoding dihydrodipicolinate synthase family protein: MSDNIFTGCIPALMTPCTADCQPDFDALVAKGKELVSLGMSAVVYCGSMGDWPLLSEAQRQEGVARLVAAGVPTIVGTGAVNTREAVSHAAHAARVGAHGLMVIPRVLSRGASPAAQKAHFSAILAAAPKLPAVIYNSPYYGFATRADLFFELRRAYPNLIGFKEFGGAADLRYAAEHITSQDDEVTLMVGVDTQVVHGFVNCNATGAITGIGNALPREVLHLVALSRAAARGDAVARRRAGELESALAVLSSFDEGCDLVLYYKHLMVLNGDKEYALHFNETDTLSAAQRRYAETQYALFREWYRRWSAEQNVA, encoded by the coding sequence ATGAGCGATAACATTTTCACCGGCTGCATCCCGGCGCTGATGACCCCGTGCACCGCCGATTGCCAGCCGGACTTCGACGCGCTGGTGGCCAAGGGCAAGGAGCTGGTGTCCCTGGGCATGAGCGCGGTGGTGTACTGCGGCTCGATGGGCGACTGGCCGCTGCTGAGCGAGGCCCAGCGCCAGGAGGGCGTGGCGCGGCTGGTGGCTGCAGGCGTGCCGACCATAGTGGGCACCGGCGCCGTCAACACCCGCGAGGCGGTTTCCCACGCCGCCCACGCCGCCAGGGTGGGGGCGCATGGCTTGATGGTGATCCCGCGCGTGTTGTCGCGCGGCGCGTCGCCGGCCGCGCAAAAGGCGCATTTCTCGGCCATTCTGGCTGCCGCGCCCAAGCTGCCGGCCGTGATCTACAACAGCCCCTACTATGGCTTCGCCACCCGCGCCGACCTGTTCTTCGAGCTGCGCCGCGCCTATCCCAATCTGATCGGCTTCAAGGAGTTCGGCGGCGCTGCCGACCTGCGCTACGCCGCCGAGCACATCACCTCCCAGGATGACGAAGTCACGCTGATGGTGGGGGTGGATACCCAGGTGGTGCACGGCTTCGTCAATTGCAACGCCACCGGCGCCATCACCGGCATAGGCAACGCGCTGCCGCGCGAAGTGCTGCACCTGGTGGCATTGAGCCGGGCGGCGGCCAGGGGCGATGCCGTCGCCCGCCGCCGCGCCGGCGAGCTGGAATCGGCGCTGGCCGTGCTGTCCTCCTTCGACGAGGGCTGCGACCTGGTGCTGTATTACAAGCACCTGATGGTGCTGAACGGCGACAAGGAATACGCGCTGCATTTCAACGAAACCGACACGCTGAGCGCCGCCCAGCGCCGCTATGCCGAAACCCAGTACGCGCTGTTCCGCGAGTGGTATCGCCGCTGGTCGGCCGAGCAGAACGTCGCCTGA